One genomic region from Pseudomonas hormoni encodes:
- a CDS encoding succinate dehydrogenase iron-sulfur subunit, with product MLQVSVYRYNPDQDAAPFMQEFQVDTGGKDLMVLDVLALIKEQDEGFSYRRSCREGVCGSDGMNINGKNGLACVTPLSSVVKGNKLIVRPLPGLPVIRDLVVDMSIFYKQYEKVKPFLQNDTPAPAIERLQTPEEREKLDGLYECILCACCSTSCPSFWWNPDKFLGPAALLQAYRFLADSRDTKTAERLASLDDPFSVFRCRGIMNCVNVCPKGLNPTKAIGHVRNMLLQSGV from the coding sequence ATGTTGCAAGTCAGTGTTTATCGCTACAACCCTGATCAGGACGCTGCGCCGTTCATGCAGGAATTCCAGGTCGATACCGGTGGTAAAGACCTGATGGTGCTGGACGTGCTGGCCCTGATTAAAGAGCAGGACGAAGGTTTCTCCTATCGTCGCTCTTGCCGTGAAGGCGTTTGCGGTTCCGACGGCATGAACATCAACGGCAAAAACGGTCTGGCGTGCGTCACGCCGCTGTCTTCTGTCGTAAAAGGTAACAAGCTGATCGTTCGTCCGCTGCCAGGTTTGCCGGTTATCCGTGACCTGGTCGTCGATATGAGCATCTTCTACAAGCAATACGAGAAGGTTAAGCCATTCCTGCAGAACGACACGCCGGCTCCGGCCATCGAGCGTCTGCAGACTCCGGAAGAGCGTGAAAAGCTCGATGGTCTGTACGAGTGCATCCTGTGCGCTTGCTGCTCGACCTCTTGCCCGTCCTTCTGGTGGAACCCGGACAAGTTCCTGGGTCCAGCTGCTCTGCTGCAAGCGTACCGCTTCCTGGCAGACAGCCGCGACACCAAGACTGCCGAGCGTCTGGCTTCACTGGATGACCCGTTCAGCGTATTCCGCTGCCGTGGGATCATGAACTGCGTCAACGTCTGTCCGAAAGGCCTGAACCCGACTAAGGCCATCGGTCACGTACGTAACATGTTGCTGCAAAGCGGCGTGTGA
- a CDS encoding 2-oxoglutarate dehydrogenase E1 component, with translation MQESVMQRMWNSAHLSGGNAAYVEELYELYLHDPNAVPEEWRTYFQKLPTDGNSATDVSHSTIRDHFVLLAKNQRRAQPVSAGSVSSEHEKKQVEVLRLIQAYRMRGHQAAQLDPLGLWQRPAPADLSINHYGLTNADLDTTFRAGDLFIGKEEASLREIHEALQQTYCRTIGAEFTHITDSEQRQWFQQRLESVRGRPTYSADIKSHLLERVTAGEGLEKYLGTKYPGTKRFGLEGGESLIPMLDELIQRSGSYGTKEIVIGMAHRGRLNVLVNTFGKNPRELFDEFEGKKKVELGSGDVKYHQGFSSNVMTTGGEVHLAMAFNPSHLEIVSPVVEGSVRARQDRRNDPTGEKVLPISIHGDAAFAGQGVVMETFQMSQTRGFKTGGTVHIVINNQVGFTISNPLDSRSTEYATDVAKMIQAPILHVNGDDPEAVLFVTQLAIDYRMQFKRDVVIDLVCYRRRGHNEADEPSGTQPIMYQQITKQRTTRELYADRLTQGGVLDAERVQAKVDEYRNALDNGLHVVKSLVKEPNKELFVDWRPYLGHAWTARHDTRFDLKTLQELSAKLLEIPEGFVVQRQVSKIYEDRQKMQAGGLPINWGYAETMAYATLAFEGHPIRMTGQDIGRGTFSHRHAVLHNQKDAGTYVPLQNLYNGQPRFDLYDSFLSEEAVLAFEYGYSTTTPEALVIWEAQFGDFANGAQVVIDQFITSGEHKWGRLCGLTMLLPHGYEGQGPEHSSARLERYLQLCAEHNIQVAVPTTPAQIYHLLRRQVIRPLRKPLIVLTPKSLLRHKLAISTLEDLAEGSFQTVIPEIDALDPKKVERVVLCSGKVYYDLLEKRRAEGRDDIAIVRIEQLYPFPEDDLNEVLAPYTNLKHIVWCQEEPMNQGAWYCSQHHMRRIVGNHNKSLVLEYAGRDASAAPACGYASMHAEQQEKLLQDAFTV, from the coding sequence ATGCAAGAAAGCGTGATGCAGCGCATGTGGAACAGTGCCCACCTTTCAGGTGGAAACGCTGCCTATGTGGAAGAGCTTTATGAGCTCTACCTGCACGACCCTAACGCTGTGCCAGAAGAGTGGCGCACCTACTTTCAGAAGTTGCCGACTGACGGCAACTCTGCCACCGATGTTTCGCACTCCACAATTCGCGATCATTTCGTCTTGCTGGCAAAGAACCAGCGCCGCGCACAACCGGTTTCCGCCGGCAGCGTGAGCAGTGAGCACGAGAAGAAGCAAGTTGAAGTGCTGCGATTGATCCAGGCCTACCGTATGCGTGGCCACCAGGCAGCCCAGCTTGACCCGCTGGGGCTGTGGCAGCGTCCTGCACCTGCAGACCTGTCGATCAATCATTACGGCTTGACCAATGCCGATCTTGATACGACCTTCCGTGCCGGGGACCTGTTCATCGGCAAAGAGGAGGCGAGCCTACGCGAAATTCACGAAGCGTTGCAGCAGACATATTGCCGCACCATCGGCGCTGAATTCACGCATATCACCGATTCCGAGCAGCGCCAGTGGTTCCAGCAGCGTCTGGAAAGCGTGCGTGGTCGTCCGACGTACTCCGCCGACATCAAGAGCCACCTGCTCGAGCGTGTCACTGCCGGTGAAGGCCTGGAAAAATACCTGGGCACCAAATACCCGGGCACCAAGCGTTTCGGTCTGGAAGGCGGCGAGAGCCTGATTCCGATGCTCGACGAGCTGATCCAGCGTTCCGGTTCCTACGGGACCAAGGAAATCGTCATCGGCATGGCCCACCGTGGCCGTCTGAACGTGCTGGTCAACACCTTCGGCAAGAACCCGCGCGAGCTGTTCGACGAGTTCGAAGGCAAGAAGAAGGTCGAGCTGGGTTCCGGTGACGTTAAATATCACCAGGGCTTCTCGTCCAACGTGATGACTACCGGTGGTGAAGTTCACCTCGCCATGGCGTTCAACCCGTCCCACCTGGAAATCGTATCTCCAGTGGTCGAAGGTTCGGTTCGCGCCCGTCAGGATCGTCGTAACGACCCTACCGGCGAGAAGGTTCTGCCGATTTCCATCCACGGTGACGCGGCATTCGCCGGTCAGGGCGTGGTCATGGAAACCTTCCAGATGTCGCAGACCCGCGGTTTCAAGACCGGCGGCACTGTACACATCGTGATCAACAACCAGGTCGGTTTCACCATCAGCAACCCGCTGGACTCGCGTTCCACCGAGTACGCGACCGACGTTGCGAAGATGATCCAGGCGCCGATCCTCCATGTGAATGGTGATGATCCGGAAGCCGTATTGTTCGTGACCCAGCTGGCCATCGACTACCGCATGCAGTTCAAGCGTGACGTGGTGATCGACCTGGTCTGCTACCGTCGTCGCGGCCACAACGAGGCCGACGAGCCAAGTGGCACCCAGCCGATCATGTATCAGCAGATCACCAAACAGCGCACCACCCGTGAGCTGTATGCCGATCGTCTGACCCAGGGCGGTGTACTCGACGCAGAGCGTGTTCAGGCGAAAGTCGACGAATACCGCAACGCGCTGGACAACGGTCTGCATGTTGTAAAAAGCCTGGTCAAAGAGCCGAACAAAGAGTTGTTCGTGGACTGGCGTCCGTATCTGGGTCATGCCTGGACCGCGCGTCACGACACGCGTTTCGATCTGAAAACCTTGCAGGAACTGTCTGCCAAGCTGCTGGAAATTCCAGAAGGCTTCGTGGTTCAGCGCCAGGTCTCGAAGATCTACGAAGACCGTCAGAAAATGCAAGCGGGCGGCCTGCCGATCAACTGGGGTTACGCCGAAACCATGGCGTACGCGACCCTGGCGTTCGAAGGTCACCCGATTCGCATGACGGGTCAGGACATCGGTCGTGGTACGTTCTCGCACCGTCACGCTGTCTTGCACAACCAGAAAGACGCGGGTACCTATGTCCCGCTGCAAAACCTGTACAACGGCCAGCCACGTTTCGACCTGTACGATTCGTTCCTGTCCGAAGAAGCCGTGCTGGCGTTCGAATACGGTTACTCGACCACCACGCCTGAAGCGCTGGTGATCTGGGAAGCCCAGTTCGGCGATTTCGCCAACGGTGCCCAGGTGGTTATCGACCAGTTCATCACCAGCGGCGAGCACAAGTGGGGCCGTCTCTGCGGTCTGACCATGTTGCTGCCGCACGGCTATGAAGGTCAGGGTCCGGAGCACTCTTCGGCTCGTCTGGAGCGTTACCTGCAGCTGTGCGCCGAGCACAACATTCAGGTAGCCGTACCGACTACGCCGGCTCAGATCTACCACTTGCTGCGTCGTCAGGTGATTCGCCCGCTGCGCAAGCCGTTGATCGTCCTGACTCCGAAGTCGCTGCTGCGTCACAAACTGGCCATCTCGACACTGGAAGATCTGGCGGAAGGTTCGTTCCAGACCGTTATCCCGGAAATCGATGCCCTGGACCCGAAAAAGGTCGAGCGCGTTGTTCTGTGTAGCGGCAAGGTCTACTACGACCTGCTGGAAAAACGCCGTGCCGAAGGTCGTGATGACATCGCCATCGTGCGTATCGAGCAGCTGTACCCATTCCCTGAGGACGACTTGAACGAAGTCCTGGCTCCTTACACCAACCTCAAACATATCGTTTGGTGTCAGGAAGAGCCGATGAACCAGGGTGCCTGGTACTGCAGCCAACACCACATGCGCCGCATCGTTGGCAATCACAACAAGTCGCTCGTACTCGAATACGCCGGCCGTGATGCTTCTGCTGCACCTGCTTGTGGTTATGCATCGATGCACGCTGAGCAGCAGGAAAAACTGCTGCAAGACGCCTTTACTGTTTAA
- the sdhA gene encoding succinate dehydrogenase flavoprotein subunit: MSTTVNTLSFDAIIIGGGGAGMRAALQLAQGGHKTAVVTKVFPTRSHTVSAQGGITCAIASADPNDDWRWHMYDTVKGSDYIGDQDAIEYMCSVGPEAVFELEHMGLPFSRTEQGRIYQRPFGGQSKDFGKGGQAARTCAAADRTGHALLHTLYQANLKAGTVFLNEYYGVDLVKNEDGAFVGMIVICIETGETSYVRANATVLATGGAGRIYSSTTNALINTGDGVGMALRAGVPVQDIEMWQFHPTGIAGAGVLVTEGCRGEGGYLINKHGERFMERYAPNAKDLAGRDVVARSMVKEIIAGNGCGPDGDHVMLKLDHLGEEVLHSRLPGIMELSKTFAHVDPAVAPIPVVPTCHYMMGGVATNIHGQAITQDADGKDQIIPGLFAVGEVACVSVHGANRLGGNSLLDLVVFGRAAGLFLEQTLKEGVDYARPRQSDIDAALARLDGLNSRTEGEDVATLRKELQSCMQNYFGVFRTGEYMQKGIAQLADLRGRIANVKINDKSQAFNTARIEALELQNLLEVAEATAIAAEIRKESRGAHAREDYEDRDDENWLCHTLYFPGDKRVTKRAVNFSPKTVPTFEPKIRTY; encoded by the coding sequence ATGTCTACTACAGTTAATACGCTTTCGTTCGACGCCATCATCATTGGCGGCGGCGGTGCCGGCATGCGCGCTGCGCTGCAACTGGCACAAGGTGGTCACAAGACTGCCGTAGTTACCAAGGTTTTCCCGACTCGTTCGCACACTGTATCCGCCCAGGGTGGCATCACCTGCGCCATCGCTTCGGCAGACCCGAACGATGACTGGCGCTGGCACATGTACGATACCGTCAAGGGTTCCGACTATATCGGTGACCAGGACGCTATCGAATACATGTGTTCCGTAGGCCCGGAAGCGGTCTTCGAACTCGAGCACATGGGTTTGCCGTTCTCCCGTACCGAACAGGGCCGCATCTATCAGCGTCCGTTCGGCGGTCAGTCGAAAGACTTCGGCAAGGGTGGCCAGGCTGCCCGTACCTGCGCCGCTGCCGACCGTACCGGTCACGCACTGCTGCACACCCTGTACCAGGCCAACCTGAAGGCCGGCACCGTATTCCTCAATGAATACTATGGCGTCGACCTGGTGAAGAACGAAGACGGTGCCTTTGTCGGCATGATCGTCATCTGCATCGAAACCGGCGAAACCTCGTACGTCCGCGCTAACGCCACCGTTCTGGCGACTGGCGGTGCAGGCCGTATCTACTCGTCCACCACCAATGCCCTGATCAACACCGGTGACGGCGTCGGCATGGCTCTGCGTGCTGGCGTGCCGGTACAAGACATTGAAATGTGGCAGTTCCACCCGACCGGCATCGCCGGCGCCGGTGTACTGGTTACAGAAGGCTGCCGCGGTGAAGGCGGCTACCTGATCAACAAGCACGGCGAGCGTTTCATGGAGCGTTATGCTCCGAACGCCAAAGACCTGGCGGGTCGTGACGTTGTTGCTCGTTCGATGGTTAAAGAAATCATCGCCGGCAACGGTTGCGGTCCGGATGGCGACCACGTAATGCTGAAACTCGATCACCTCGGTGAAGAAGTTCTGCACAGCCGTCTGCCAGGCATCATGGAACTGTCCAAGACTTTCGCTCACGTCGATCCAGCCGTGGCGCCAATTCCGGTCGTTCCAACCTGCCACTATATGATGGGCGGCGTTGCCACCAACATTCATGGTCAGGCAATCACTCAAGACGCTGACGGCAAGGACCAGATCATTCCTGGCCTGTTCGCCGTAGGTGAAGTGGCGTGCGTATCGGTTCACGGTGCCAACCGTCTGGGCGGCAACTCGCTGCTCGACCTGGTGGTATTCGGCCGTGCCGCTGGCCTGTTCCTGGAGCAGACCCTGAAAGAAGGCGTTGATTACGCCCGCCCTCGCCAGTCTGACATCGACGCTGCCCTGGCACGTCTCGATGGCCTGAACTCGCGCACCGAAGGCGAAGACGTCGCTACTCTGCGTAAAGAGCTGCAAAGCTGCATGCAGAACTACTTCGGTGTATTCCGTACCGGCGAATACATGCAGAAGGGTATTGCTCAGCTGGCTGATCTGCGTGGCCGTATCGCCAACGTCAAGATCAACGACAAGAGCCAGGCATTCAACACGGCTCGTATCGAAGCCCTGGAACTGCAAAACCTGCTGGAAGTGGCCGAAGCCACCGCCATCGCTGCAGAGATCCGCAAAGAGTCCCGCGGCGCTCACGCCCGTGAAGACTACGAAGATCGCGACGACGAAAACTGGCTGTGCCACACCCTGTACTTCCCGGGTGACAAGCGCGTGACCAAGCGTGCTGTGAACTTCTCGCCGAAGACTGTTCCGACTTTTGAACCTAAGATTCGGACTTATTAA